In Lepisosteus oculatus isolate fLepOcu1 chromosome 17, fLepOcu1.hap2, whole genome shotgun sequence, a genomic segment contains:
- the polr1c gene encoding DNA-directed RNA polymerases I and III subunit RPAC1 isoform X1 gives MSGNDVEEQENQQCAEMAAPRSNVEEIRDRVILGEFGVRNVHTTDFPGNYPGYDDTWNRKKFEEKFRIDVIRMDENTLEFDMVGIDAAIANAFRRILLAEVPTMAIEKVFVYNNTSIVQDEILAHRLGLIPIKADPRLFEYRNAGDEEGTDIDTIQLQLKIKCTRNPRASKDSSDPSELYINHMVYSRDIKWTPLGNQADLFAEAGISPVHGDILIAQLRPGQELDIVMHCVKGVGKDHAKFSPVATASYRLLPEITLLQPVEGELAEKLKRCFSPGVIEIESDGGKKFAKVANSRLDTCSREVFRHDDLKNIVKLGRVRNHFIFSVESCSATLTAVGSDLSSRLLCSFGGVLLCDSGRCGV, from the exons ATGAGCGGAAATGACGTTGAAGAACAGGAAAAtcaacagtgtgcagaaatggcGGCGCCCAGGAGCAACGTGGAAGAGATTCGCGATCGTGTGATTCTGGGCGAGTTTGGGGTCCGAAAT GTTCATACGACAGACTTCCCTGGTAATTATCCCGGGTACGATGACACCTGGAACCGGAAAAAATTTGAAGAG aagtTTAGAATCGACGTGATTCGAATGGATGAAAATACGCTGGAGTTCGACATGGTGGGCATTGACGCTGCTATCGCTAATGCATTCCGTCGAATCTTACTAGCAGAG GTTCCCACGATGGCTATAGAGAAAGTGTTTGTGTACAACAACACATCCATTGTCCAGGATGAGATTCTGGCACATCGACTGGGACTGATCCCCATCAAAGCAGACCCTCGTCTTTTTGAGTACCGGAATGCAG GGGATGAAGAAGGCACAGATATTGACACAATTCAACTGCAACTAAAGATCAAGTGCACCAGAAATCCAAGAGCTAGCAAAGATTCCTCTGATCCCAGTGAACTCTACATTAACCACATGG TTTACTCGAGGGACATTAAGTGGACTCCTCTCGGGAACCAGGCAGACCTGTTTGCGGAGGCGGGTATCAGCCCTGTTCATGGAGACATCCTGATTGCACAGCTGCGGCCCGGCCAGGAGCTGGACATCGTCATGCATTGTGTGAAGGGTGTAG GAAAAGACCATGCTAAGTTCTCCCCAGTGGCCACAGCCAGCTACCGCCTGCTGCCGGAGATCACTCTGCTGCAGCCCGTGGAGGGGGAGCTGGCGGAGAAGCTGAAGCGCTGCTTCTCTCCAGGCGTGATCGAGATTGAGAGTGATGGCG GGAAGAAGTTTGCAAAGGTAGCGAACAGCCGGCTGGACACCTGCAGCAGGGAGGTGTTCCGTCACGATGACCTGAAGAACATCGTGAAGCTGGGTCGAGTGCGAAACCACTTCATCT TTTCGGTGGAGTCCTGCTCTGCCACTCTGACCGCTGTGGGGTCTGACCTCTCCTCTCGCCTCCTGTGCAGTTTCGGTGGAGTCCTGCTCTGTGACTCTGGCCGCTGTGGGGTCTGA
- the polr1c gene encoding DNA-directed RNA polymerases I and III subunit RPAC1 isoform X2: protein MSGNDVEEQENQQCAEMAAPRSNVEEIRDRVILGEFGVRNVHTTDFPGNYPGYDDTWNRKKFEEKFRIDVIRMDENTLEFDMVGIDAAIANAFRRILLAEVPTMAIEKVFVYNNTSIVQDEILAHRLGLIPIKADPRLFEYRNAGDEEGTDIDTIQLQLKIKCTRNPRASKDSSDPSELYINHMVYSRDIKWTPLGNQADLFAEAGISPVHGDILIAQLRPGQELDIVMHCVKGVGKDHAKFSPVATASYRLLPEITLLQPVEGELAEKLKRCFSPGVIEIESDGGKKFAKVANSRLDTCSREVFRHDDLKNIVKLGRVRNHFIFSVESTGILSHVILVSEAIKVLMAKCDKFLSELDSAEVD, encoded by the exons ATGAGCGGAAATGACGTTGAAGAACAGGAAAAtcaacagtgtgcagaaatggcGGCGCCCAGGAGCAACGTGGAAGAGATTCGCGATCGTGTGATTCTGGGCGAGTTTGGGGTCCGAAAT GTTCATACGACAGACTTCCCTGGTAATTATCCCGGGTACGATGACACCTGGAACCGGAAAAAATTTGAAGAG aagtTTAGAATCGACGTGATTCGAATGGATGAAAATACGCTGGAGTTCGACATGGTGGGCATTGACGCTGCTATCGCTAATGCATTCCGTCGAATCTTACTAGCAGAG GTTCCCACGATGGCTATAGAGAAAGTGTTTGTGTACAACAACACATCCATTGTCCAGGATGAGATTCTGGCACATCGACTGGGACTGATCCCCATCAAAGCAGACCCTCGTCTTTTTGAGTACCGGAATGCAG GGGATGAAGAAGGCACAGATATTGACACAATTCAACTGCAACTAAAGATCAAGTGCACCAGAAATCCAAGAGCTAGCAAAGATTCCTCTGATCCCAGTGAACTCTACATTAACCACATGG TTTACTCGAGGGACATTAAGTGGACTCCTCTCGGGAACCAGGCAGACCTGTTTGCGGAGGCGGGTATCAGCCCTGTTCATGGAGACATCCTGATTGCACAGCTGCGGCCCGGCCAGGAGCTGGACATCGTCATGCATTGTGTGAAGGGTGTAG GAAAAGACCATGCTAAGTTCTCCCCAGTGGCCACAGCCAGCTACCGCCTGCTGCCGGAGATCACTCTGCTGCAGCCCGTGGAGGGGGAGCTGGCGGAGAAGCTGAAGCGCTGCTTCTCTCCAGGCGTGATCGAGATTGAGAGTGATGGCG GGAAGAAGTTTGCAAAGGTAGCGAACAGCCGGCTGGACACCTGCAGCAGGGAGGTGTTCCGTCACGATGACCTGAAGAACATCGTGAAGCTGGGTCGAGTGCGAAACCACTTCATCT TTTCGGTGGAGTCGACGGGGATCCTGTCCCACGTCATCCTGGTGAGCGAAGCCATCAAGGTCCTCATGGCCAAGTGTGACAAGTTCCTCTCCGAGCTGGATTCGGCCGAGGTGGACTGA